A genomic stretch from Lathyrus oleraceus cultivar Zhongwan6 chromosome 2, CAAS_Psat_ZW6_1.0, whole genome shotgun sequence includes:
- the LOC127120486 gene encoding uncharacterized protein LOC127120486 isoform X1 codes for MLNSTNHTLFLLLLLFLISVPRKCLASDSDSPVHGRTFNRPDPLRHFKDYNGDFDVRNKHYLASAAFTGVHGYSFAGVWLLFGLVLGIFIIVKCLSGATPSLQCLDHYYIHILFLLLMLTSLALIASSFVLATSQRTLRRTEKLKETVVDIGEEALGAIGRVMRTTKQIEYLLLPYNPQISTSLNSTTEGLRTNSRVIRRFIDRSEQSFNKATHTSHTAHMVVLGLNLATLIASLVLMLLYWRPGFIIIILCLWMLTSLCWFLTGFDYFLHTFADDACSALEDFEKNPQNSSLGSMLPCINDSFSGKLIAQIGSTIHSFIVELNSNVSVLYELLGIGQENEELIGVMKICNPFSGAPNYTYIPQKCPHDAIRIGDLPKFLARFTCSREETIEKCRKNGRFVPQTSYNMAHAYSRSIQDMLDIYPDLQKLSKCTIVKIKASEIVLHQCKPIRFSTKLLWASMMSLSIIMVVLVFAWVVEALRCWKKPVSTWFRI; via the exons ATGCTCAACTCAACCAATCACACCTTGTTTCTTTTACTTCTCTTGTTCTTGATTTCAGTTCCGCGTAAATGCTTAGCTTCGGATTCAGATTCACCAGTTCATGGAAGAACCTTCAACAGACCTGATCCTTTACGACATTTCAAAGACTATAACGGAGACTTCGATGTTCGAAACAAACATTACTTAGCT TCTGCGGCATTTACAGGAGTTCATGGATACTCTTTCGCCGGAGTTTGGTTGTTATTTGGACTGGTCTTAGGTATCTTCATCATTGTGAAGTGTCTAAGTGGTGCCACTCCTTCATTACAATGCTTGGATCATTACTATATCCACATTTTGTTCctccttctcatgctaacatcTCTCGCATT AATTGCTTCAAGTTTTGTACTTGCAACAAGTCAGAGAACCCTTCGGAGGACAGAAAAACTGAAAGAAACTGTGGTTGATATAGGAGAAGAAGCACTTGGAGCCATAGGGAGAGTGATGAGAACAACTAAGCAAATAGAGTATCTTCTACTTCCATATAATCCACAAATATCTACGAGCTTGAATTCGACAACCGAAGGTCTCAGAACAAACTCGCGCGTGATTCGTCGTTTTATTGACAGAAGTGAACAATCATTCAACAAAGCCACTCATACTTC GCATACAGCACATATGGTTGTTCTAGGCCTCAACTTAGCAACACTGATTGCATCACTAG TTCTAATGCTACTTTATTGGCGTCCGGGATTTATAAT CATAATTCTATGCCTTTGGATGCTAACAAGCCTGTGCTGGTTCTTGACTGGTTTTGATTACTTCCTTCACAC TTTTGCAGATGATGCATGTTCTGCCTTAGAAGACTTTGAGAAAAACCCACAAAACAGTAGCTTGGGTTCGATGTTACCGTGCATAAACGACTCATTCTCTGGGAAATTGATAGCTCAAATTGGCAGCACCATCCACAGTTTCATCGTTGAG TTGAATTCTAATGTGTCAGTATTGTATGAGCTTCTCGGAATAGGCCAAGAAAATGAAGAATTAATAGGTGTCATGAAAATTTGTAACCCTTTCTCAGGAGCACCAAATTACACCTACATTCCACAAAAATGTCCTCATGACGCCATTCGGATTGGCGATTTACCAAAA TTTCTTGCGAGGTTCACATGTAGCCGAGAGGAAACAATAGAAAAATGCAGAAAAAACGGAAGATTTGTTCCACAAACTTCATACAACATGGCTCATGCATATAGTAGATCAATCCAGGACATGCTTGATATATATCCGGACTTGCAAAAACTATCAAAATGCACTATTGTGAAGATCAAAGCTTCTGAAATTGTGTTACATCAATGCAAACCAATAAGGTTTTCGACTAAATTGTTGTGGGCCTCTATGATGTCTCTTTCGATTATTATGGTAGTCTTGGTATT
- the LOC127120486 gene encoding uncharacterized protein LOC127120486 isoform X2: protein MLTSLALIASSFVLATSQRTLRRTEKLKETVVDIGEEALGAIGRVMRTTKQIEYLLLPYNPQISTSLNSTTEGLRTNSRVIRRFIDRSEQSFNKATHTSHTAHMVVLGLNLATLIASLVLMLLYWRPGFIIIILCLWMLTSLCWFLTGFDYFLHTFADDACSALEDFEKNPQNSSLGSMLPCINDSFSGKLIAQIGSTIHSFIVELNSNVSVLYELLGIGQENEELIGVMKICNPFSGAPNYTYIPQKCPHDAIRIGDLPKFLARFTCSREETIEKCRKNGRFVPQTSYNMAHAYSRSIQDMLDIYPDLQKLSKCTIVKIKASEIVLHQCKPIRFSTKLLWASMMSLSIIMVVLVFAWVVEALRCWKKPVSTWFRI from the exons atgctaacatcTCTCGCATT AATTGCTTCAAGTTTTGTACTTGCAACAAGTCAGAGAACCCTTCGGAGGACAGAAAAACTGAAAGAAACTGTGGTTGATATAGGAGAAGAAGCACTTGGAGCCATAGGGAGAGTGATGAGAACAACTAAGCAAATAGAGTATCTTCTACTTCCATATAATCCACAAATATCTACGAGCTTGAATTCGACAACCGAAGGTCTCAGAACAAACTCGCGCGTGATTCGTCGTTTTATTGACAGAAGTGAACAATCATTCAACAAAGCCACTCATACTTC GCATACAGCACATATGGTTGTTCTAGGCCTCAACTTAGCAACACTGATTGCATCACTAG TTCTAATGCTACTTTATTGGCGTCCGGGATTTATAAT CATAATTCTATGCCTTTGGATGCTAACAAGCCTGTGCTGGTTCTTGACTGGTTTTGATTACTTCCTTCACAC TTTTGCAGATGATGCATGTTCTGCCTTAGAAGACTTTGAGAAAAACCCACAAAACAGTAGCTTGGGTTCGATGTTACCGTGCATAAACGACTCATTCTCTGGGAAATTGATAGCTCAAATTGGCAGCACCATCCACAGTTTCATCGTTGAG TTGAATTCTAATGTGTCAGTATTGTATGAGCTTCTCGGAATAGGCCAAGAAAATGAAGAATTAATAGGTGTCATGAAAATTTGTAACCCTTTCTCAGGAGCACCAAATTACACCTACATTCCACAAAAATGTCCTCATGACGCCATTCGGATTGGCGATTTACCAAAA TTTCTTGCGAGGTTCACATGTAGCCGAGAGGAAACAATAGAAAAATGCAGAAAAAACGGAAGATTTGTTCCACAAACTTCATACAACATGGCTCATGCATATAGTAGATCAATCCAGGACATGCTTGATATATATCCGGACTTGCAAAAACTATCAAAATGCACTATTGTGAAGATCAAAGCTTCTGAAATTGTGTTACATCAATGCAAACCAATAAGGTTTTCGACTAAATTGTTGTGGGCCTCTATGATGTCTCTTTCGATTATTATGGTAGTCTTGGTATT